From a single Podarcis raffonei isolate rPodRaf1 chromosome 10, rPodRaf1.pri, whole genome shotgun sequence genomic region:
- the ELK3 gene encoding ETS domain-containing protein Elk-3, translating into MESAITLWQFLLQLLLDQKHEHLICWTSNDGEFKLLKAEEVAKLWGLRKNKTNMNYDKLSRALRYYYDKNIIKKVIGQKFVYKFVSFPDILKMDPHAVEISRESLLLQDSDCKMPLEGREQHKHGLAALKGASRNEYIHSGLYSSFTINSLQNQPETLKQIKTEKLEEKLEGPSPLEEVRTVIRFVTNKSDKQVMRPIVSLPSTSEAAAASAFLASSVSAKISSLMLPNVASISSASPSSSRSPSLSPNSPLPSEHRSIFLESSCQDSDSLEPLNLSSGSKAKSPSLPPKAKKPKGLEISAPPMVLSSTDLGSIALNSPALPSGSLTPAFFTAQTPNGLLLTPSPLLSSIHFWSSLSPVAPLSPARLQGPNTLFQFPTLLNGHIPVPIPSLDGTSSPVLLSPNAHKS; encoded by the exons ATGGAGAGTGCAATCACATTGTGGCAGTTCCTGTTGCAGTTGCTTCTCGATCAGAAACATGAGCACCTAATTTGTTGGACATCTAATGATGGTGAATTTAAGCTACTTAAGGCAGAAGAAGTGGCTAAGCTGTGGGGACtcagaaaaaacaaaactaacaTGAATTACGACAAACTGAGCAGAGCGCTGAGATACTACTATGAcaag AACATCATCAAGAAGGTGATTGGGCAGAAGTTTGTGTACAAGTTTGTGTCCTTCCCTGACATTTTAAAGATGGATCCTCATGCTGTGGAAATCAGCAGGGAGAGCCTTTTGCTGCAGGACAGCGACTGCAAGATGCCTCTTGAAGGTAGAGAGCAACACAAGCATGGCTTGGCGGCCCTGAAAGGCGCAAGCCGTAATGAATATATCCATTCGGGGTTGTACTCCTCTTTCACCATCAACTCCCTGCAGAACCAGCCAGAAACTCTCAAGCAGATCAAAACAGAgaagctggaggagaagctggaggggcCCAGCCCTCTGGAAGAAGTCCGAACTGTTATAAGGTTTGTGACAAACAAATCAGACAAGCAAGTCATGAGGCCCATAGTGTCCCTGCCATCAACATCCGAggcagcagctgcttctgcttTTTTGGCATCCTCTGTCTCTGCAAAAATATCCTCACTAATGTTGCCCAATGTTGCCAGCATCTCGTCGGCTTCGCCATCTTCCTCCCGGTCGCCGTCTCTGTCTCCGAACTCACCCCTCCCTTCAGAACACAGAAGCATCTTTTTGGAGTCCAGTTGCCAGGATTCTGATTCTCTCGAGCCACTGAACCTCTCGTCAGGATCCAAGGCAAAATCTCCTTCTCTTCCCCCAAAGGCTAAGAAACCCAAAGGTTTGGAGATCTCGGCACCTCCAATGGTTCTTTCAAGCACTGACCTCGGCTCCATTGCCCTCAACAGCCCAGCACTCCCCTCAGGATCCCTGACTCCTGCTTTCTTCACTGCCCAG ACCCCCAATGGATTGCTGTTGACCCCGAGTCCCTTGCTTTCTAGCATTCACTTCTGGAGCAGCCTCAGCCCCGTCGCTCCTTTGAGTCCTGCCAGGCTGCAAGGACCAAACACCCTGTTCCAG TTTCCAACTCTGCTCAATGGTCATATCCCAGTGCCAATTCCCAGCTTGGATGGGACTTCTTCTCCAGTTCTCCTGTCTCCAAATGCTCATAAATCCTGA